In a single window of the Desulfovibrio sp. ZJ209 genome:
- a CDS encoding methyltransferase domain-containing protein translates to MRRFYQESWQGIPFTAFSHISFFRLADPKFYATFYEELFRRYQGWNDLPSRWRANKAKDARWLADRIREVVAGQCEDGLRDNDGPARVLSIGSGVGYMEKLLLEELPGVELHVNEPSTVGMRWLRRLIPAERIYIGLPPACLPPDVQYDVIYLSAVDYGIPTRELVHVLGELRSQLAPGGELICLSASLLEEDSFIGSFVNAIKILIRAVLHLLGIRRQQFWGWRRTRAEYRRLFAQAGFGGIDDGILDDGFETYWILGRP, encoded by the coding sequence GTGCGGCGTTTTTATCAGGAAAGCTGGCAGGGGATACCGTTCACGGCATTCTCGCATATTTCGTTCTTCCGCCTGGCGGACCCCAAGTTCTACGCCACCTTTTATGAAGAACTCTTCCGCCGCTACCAGGGCTGGAACGACCTGCCCTCCCGCTGGCGCGCCAACAAGGCCAAGGACGCCCGCTGGCTCGCCGACCGCATCCGCGAGGTGGTCGCCGGCCAGTGCGAGGACGGCCTGCGCGACAACGACGGGCCCGCGCGCGTGCTCTCCATCGGGAGCGGCGTGGGCTATATGGAAAAGCTCCTCCTCGAGGAGCTCCCCGGGGTGGAGCTCCACGTCAACGAGCCGAGCACCGTGGGCATGCGCTGGCTCCGGCGCCTCATCCCGGCCGAGCGCATCTATATCGGCCTTCCGCCGGCCTGCCTGCCCCCGGACGTGCAGTACGATGTCATCTACCTTTCGGCCGTGGATTACGGCATCCCCACGCGCGAGCTCGTGCATGTGCTCGGGGAGCTGCGCAGCCAGCTCGCGCCCGGCGGCGAGCTCATCTGCCTTTCCGCGTCGCTTTTGGAGGAGGATTCGTTCATCGGCAGCTTTGTGAACGCCATCAAGATCCTCATCCGGGCCGTCCTGCACCTGCTCGGCATCCGCCGGCAGCAGTTCTGGGGCTGGCGGCGCACGCGCGCCGAGTACCGCCGGCTCTTCGCCCAGGCCGGTTTCGGCGGCATCGACGACGGCATCCTCGACGACGGCTTTGAAACCTACTGGATCCTCGGGCGTCCTTAA
- a CDS encoding HD domain-containing protein, with protein sequence MASPKESGREAPLTLTPETLERLADLCNEAGMLRHTPRSGYAFLGSGKESVAEHSYRTTVLGYMLARMAGLEPSRVVMLCLFHDLHEARTGDFNYVNHRYDTCRARAALEDATAGTGLADDILGAWDELEDARTDAARLAHDADQLDLICNLQAELSRGNEFAREWLDSALKRLRTTEGRELAEAILRTDPNRWWYGRVDKDWWVRHGLPETH encoded by the coding sequence ATGGCCTCACCCAAGGAAAGCGGCCGCGAGGCGCCGCTCACCCTCACGCCGGAAACGCTGGAACGCCTGGCGGACTTGTGCAACGAGGCGGGCATGCTCCGCCACACCCCGCGCAGCGGCTACGCCTTTCTCGGCAGCGGCAAGGAAAGCGTGGCCGAGCACTCCTACAGGACGACCGTGCTCGGCTACATGCTCGCGCGCATGGCCGGGCTTGAGCCCTCGCGCGTGGTCATGCTCTGCCTCTTCCATGACCTGCACGAGGCGCGCACCGGCGACTTCAACTATGTGAACCACCGCTACGACACCTGCCGCGCCCGGGCGGCCCTCGAGGACGCCACCGCTGGCACGGGCCTTGCCGACGACATCCTGGGCGCCTGGGACGAACTGGAAGACGCGCGGACCGATGCCGCGCGCCTCGCCCATGACGCCGACCAGCTCGACCTCATCTGCAATCTCCAGGCGGAGCTCTCGCGCGGCAACGAATTCGCCCGCGAATGGCTGGACAGCGCCCTCAAGCGCCTGCGCACCACGGAAGGCCGCGAGCTCGCCGAGGCCATCCTGCGCACCGACCCGAACCGCTGGTGGTATGGCCGCGTGGACAAGGACTGGTGGGTGCGCCACGGCCTCCCGGAAACGCATTGA